In Vagococcus hydrophili, one DNA window encodes the following:
- a CDS encoding GlcG/HbpS family heme-binding protein, producing MNNIDKLVEKALITIQSEALFSKENLQKTIDVAESKAREIEVPVTICISDLSGNPRMFYRMEDAKLVSLTLAPKKALSALLMQAETKDLNKETQPNGELYQIETMMDGKLVTFAGGIPIFYQEKIIGAIGVSGGKVSEDQEICETAVRTFLKGESSCQL from the coding sequence TTGAATAATATAGATAAACTTGTTGAAAAGGCGTTAATAACGATTCAATCAGAAGCCTTATTCAGTAAAGAAAACTTACAAAAAACCATTGATGTAGCTGAAAGTAAAGCTCGAGAAATAGAGGTTCCAGTAACTATTTGTATTAGTGATCTTTCTGGTAATCCTAGAATGTTTTACCGAATGGAAGATGCAAAACTGGTTAGTCTAACATTAGCACCTAAAAAGGCTTTATCGGCGTTACTTATGCAAGCAGAAACGAAAGATTTAAATAAAGAAACGCAACCAAATGGTGAACTTTATCAAATAGAAACGATGATGGACGGAAAACTCGTAACGTTTGCTGGTGGCATTCCAATTTTTTATCAAGAGAAAATAATTGGTGCAATTGGTGTCAGTGGTGGAAAAGTATCAGAGGATCAAGAAATCTGTGAAACAGCAGTTAGAACATTTTTAAAAGGAGAATCATCATGTCAACTTTAG
- a CDS encoding cob(I)yrinic acid a,c-diamide adenosyltransferase produces the protein MSIYTKTGDKGTTSLFDGQRVKKYSTRVDTYGTFDECNTCISIAEKFCQNQENKEFLIHLQYKMFQLSGEIATVNQQKFQNKSEQISISDIKELEKKIDEYTEKLPKITTFILPGTSLAGAHLHQGRAVCRRGERMLVALSEEEEIRPEILQYVNRLSDCLYILARDEDHFERQEARVTEIVRRYYEKESESVE, from the coding sequence ATGTCTATTTATACAAAGACAGGTGACAAGGGAACGACAAGTCTTTTTGATGGTCAACGAGTGAAAAAGTATTCCACAAGAGTGGATACTTATGGAACTTTTGATGAGTGTAATACGTGTATAAGTATCGCTGAAAAGTTCTGTCAAAACCAAGAAAATAAAGAATTTTTAATTCATTTACAATATAAAATGTTTCAACTTTCAGGAGAAATAGCAACAGTCAATCAACAAAAATTTCAAAATAAGAGTGAACAAATTTCTATTTCTGATATCAAAGAATTGGAAAAAAAAATTGATGAGTACACAGAAAAATTACCAAAAATTACAACGTTCATTTTACCTGGTACAAGTCTTGCGGGTGCTCATTTACATCAAGGGCGTGCAGTTTGTAGGCGGGGTGAAAGAATGTTAGTAGCCCTTTCTGAAGAAGAAGAAATCCGTCCAGAAATTTTACAATATGTTAATCGTCTTTCTGATTGTTTATATATTTTGGCAAGAGATGAAGATCATTTTGAGAGACAAGAAGCAAGAGTAACGGAAATAGTGCGTCGATACTATGAGAAAGAGAGTGAGTCTGTTGAATAA
- a CDS encoding EutN/CcmL family microcompartment protein, translated as MYMGKVIGSIEASQKDQSLIGKKMMIVQQINSDKEAIRYEEVATDTVGAGIGEYVLLVKGAGARKPNKEISQGRDVVDCAIVGIIDRFNK; from the coding sequence ATGTATATGGGAAAAGTAATTGGCTCTATTGAAGCGAGTCAAAAAGATCAGTCACTAATTGGAAAAAAGATGATGATTGTCCAACAAATTAATAGTGATAAAGAAGCCATTCGTTATGAAGAAGTTGCGACTGATACAGTAGGTGCAGGGATTGGCGAATATGTCCTTTTAGTCAAAGGTGCAGGTGCTAGAAAACCAAATAAAGAAATATCTCAAGGAAGAGATGTTGTAGATTGTGCCATCGTTGGTATTATTGATCGATTTAACAAGTAA
- the pduM gene encoding PduM family microcompartment protein — MDEEKLVQLIKEKLIARETAKTVFSYQHYGQINASPDSSIFKNYRRVEFNGVSIQLMNDLYRCEKTPWIDWILTGISYQTVFYFEINQFILPFIPWKMLTGWPINFIISTCEVHAFQESMITRSMIVGLLESSYLVKLNHQKITGEALELIKRKKIQVIERSNQSCIWEK, encoded by the coding sequence ATGGATGAGGAAAAACTAGTCCAGTTGATTAAAGAAAAATTAATAGCTAGAGAAACAGCTAAAACAGTTTTTTCTTATCAACATTATGGTCAGATAAATGCTTCTCCAGATTCTTCGATTTTCAAAAATTATCGAAGGGTTGAATTTAATGGTGTATCCATTCAGTTAATGAATGACTTATATAGATGTGAAAAAACACCTTGGATAGATTGGATTTTAACCGGTATATCTTATCAAACGGTATTTTATTTTGAAATAAATCAGTTTATTTTACCTTTTATTCCTTGGAAGATGCTAACTGGGTGGCCGATCAATTTTATCATTTCAACTTGTGAAGTTCATGCTTTTCAAGAGAGTATGATAACGAGATCAATGATTGTTGGTTTATTAGAAAGTAGTTATCTAGTGAAACTAAATCACCAAAAGATCACAGGCGAAGCGTTGGAGTTAATTAAAAGAAAAAAAATACAAGTGATAGAAAGGTCAAACCAATCATGTATATGGGAAAAGTAA
- the pduL gene encoding phosphate propanoyltransferase yields MNETELRELVKRIIEEEMQPKIPIGVSNHHIHLTQSDFDTLFPGQEMTVKVPLKQPGEFASNQTVTILGPKGEINNVRILGPCRKRSQVELSKTEARQIGVNVPIRMSGDLDGTPSVIVKTKEAQIEIQGAIAAKRHIHMSEKDAEMLDVKKGQVVKVSVESEGRRTIFDDVIVRPDPKFVLEMHIDTDEANAANVGKGCIATLVKE; encoded by the coding sequence ATGAATGAAACAGAGTTAAGAGAGCTAGTAAAAAGAATAATTGAAGAAGAAATGCAACCTAAAATTCCAATCGGTGTATCTAATCATCATATTCATTTAACGCAATCTGATTTTGATACGTTATTTCCAGGTCAAGAAATGACAGTTAAAGTACCTTTAAAACAACCAGGAGAATTTGCATCTAATCAAACAGTAACAATTTTAGGCCCTAAGGGTGAAATTAATAACGTTCGCATCTTAGGTCCATGTAGAAAACGATCTCAAGTTGAGTTATCTAAAACAGAGGCGAGACAAATCGGTGTTAATGTTCCGATTAGAATGTCGGGTGACTTGGACGGTACTCCAAGTGTCATTGTTAAAACAAAAGAAGCTCAAATAGAAATTCAAGGAGCCATTGCGGCAAAACGTCATATTCACATGAGTGAAAAAGACGCTGAAATGTTAGACGTAAAAAAAGGCCAGGTAGTAAAAGTTTCAGTTGAGTCAGAGGGTAGAAGAACAATCTTTGATGATGTCATCGTTCGTCCTGATCCTAAATTTGTTTTAGAGATGCACATTGATACAGATGAAGCAAATGCAGCAAATGTAGGGAAAGGATGCATTGCGACATTAGTGAAAGAGTAA
- a CDS encoding BMC domain-containing protein, translated as MMNNALGMIETKGLVGAIEAADAMVKAANVTLVGTEKIGSGLVTVMVRGDVGAVKAAVDAGTSAAESVGEVFASYVIPRPHTDVESILPEKK; from the coding sequence ATTATGAATAACGCATTAGGAATGATCGAAACAAAAGGTTTAGTAGGAGCTATTGAAGCAGCAGATGCAATGGTTAAAGCAGCAAATGTTACGTTAGTAGGAACAGAAAAAATTGGTTCAGGTCTTGTAACTGTTATGGTTCGTGGTGATGTAGGTGCAGTAAAAGCTGCAGTTGATGCTGGAACTAGTGCAGCAGAATCAGTCGGCGAAGTATTTGCTTCTTACGTGATTCCTCGTCCTCATACAGATGTAGAAAGTATTTTACCAGAAAAAAAATAG
- a CDS encoding BMC domain-containing protein — protein MNRALGMIEVVGFACAVNISDVMVKTADVTVIGIEKAKGAGWLTVKVLGDVGAVNAAVESGVTVAKKDQAYIASKVIPRLGDGLEIWLENELDTSTNKSELKSEEIIETTEISEAVHTITSLEKEVESDGYTCNLCKDSDCKRKKGEPRKECSHYAELKEETIK, from the coding sequence ATGAATCGAGCTTTGGGTATGATAGAAGTCGTTGGGTTTGCTTGTGCTGTTAATATTTCTGATGTAATGGTAAAAACTGCTGACGTGACAGTTATTGGAATTGAAAAAGCTAAAGGTGCAGGGTGGTTAACTGTGAAAGTTTTAGGCGATGTGGGAGCGGTAAATGCAGCGGTTGAATCAGGTGTCACAGTAGCTAAAAAAGATCAAGCATACATAGCTTCAAAAGTTATTCCTCGTTTAGGTGATGGTTTAGAGATTTGGTTAGAAAATGAACTGGACACTAGTACCAATAAATCAGAATTAAAATCTGAAGAAATTATTGAGACAACAGAAATAAGTGAAGCAGTTCATACGATTACTTCATTAGAAAAAGAAGTAGAAAGTGATGGCTACACGTGTAATTTATGTAAAGATTCAGATTGTAAGAGAAAAAAAGGTGAACCAAGAAAAGAATGTTCACACTATGCAGAATTAAAAGAAGAAACTATAAAATAA
- a CDS encoding glycerol dehydratase reactivase beta/small subunit family protein: MNRPTIYVTKMTPSIDIDYLLYGMEEEGIPSETRESTRKELISAAFEQAIKSPLGVGISVDEKKVVLHFKNLPEQEPLFVVTNEPESMMILGQNAARLVKCIPFKLDV; encoded by the coding sequence ATGAATAGACCAACAATCTATGTAACAAAAATGACACCATCAATTGATATCGATTATTTGCTGTATGGTATGGAAGAGGAAGGAATACCTAGTGAGACAAGGGAGTCGACTCGAAAAGAATTAATCAGTGCGGCGTTTGAACAAGCGATTAAATCACCCTTAGGAGTAGGTATTTCTGTTGATGAAAAAAAAGTAGTTCTTCACTTTAAGAATCTCCCAGAACAGGAACCTTTATTTGTTGTTACTAATGAGCCAGAGTCAATGATGATTCTTGGTCAAAATGCAGCACGGCTAGTAAAATGTATTCCGTTTAAATTAGATGTATAG
- a CDS encoding diol dehydratase reactivase subunit alpha has translation MKKIIGVDIGNSSTEVTLATVTSNGSVDFIASALSETTGIKGTRHNLVGIKNAINLVLGKVSLTTKDIDLIRINEATPVIGDVAMETITETIITESTMIGHDPKTPGGKGIGIGYTVLLPDLYAQQDKTKTYIVVIPKEIDFDDAAQLINLYVEFGFKISAAILQRDDGVLINNRLNQVIPIVDEVAFIDKVPLNMLAAVEVADKGQVISELANPYGVATVFDLSPEETKNIVPVSRALIGNRSAVVIKTPEGDVKARTIPAGHLIIKGDNHTEKVGISAGAKKIMSTVSDFKSIDNVTGEPGTNIGGMLERVRQTMADLTEKELKNIFIQDLLAVDTFVPLNVKGGIAGEFSLEQAVGIASMVKSDHLQMSIIAEQVEKEIGIPVEIGGSEAGAAILGALTTAGTNKPLAILDLGAGSTDASIIDKNGKITAIHLAGAGDMVTMIIDSELGIEDRYLAESIKKYPLAKVESLFYIRHEDGTVEFFEKALPANIFAKVVVITPDGFVPIPGDLSIEKIKIVRQTAKERVFVTNALRALAHVSPTGNIRDIPFVVIVGGSALDFEIPQLVTEALSHYALVAGRGNIRKTEGPRNAVATGLVLSYSDELKGDGDNE, from the coding sequence ATGAAAAAAATCATTGGTGTTGATATAGGAAATTCTTCTACAGAAGTGACATTAGCAACTGTCACATCCAATGGTAGTGTTGATTTTATTGCTTCTGCTTTATCAGAAACAACGGGTATTAAAGGAACGCGTCATAATTTAGTTGGAATTAAAAATGCGATTAATTTGGTCTTAGGAAAAGTAAGTTTAACAACTAAAGATATTGATCTTATACGAATTAATGAAGCGACACCAGTTATCGGTGATGTGGCTATGGAGACAATAACAGAAACAATCATAACTGAATCAACGATGATTGGTCATGACCCTAAGACCCCAGGTGGTAAGGGGATTGGTATTGGTTATACTGTTTTACTGCCAGATCTTTACGCACAACAAGATAAAACAAAAACATACATTGTTGTGATACCTAAAGAGATTGATTTTGACGATGCAGCACAGTTAATTAATTTATATGTTGAATTTGGCTTTAAAATAAGTGCGGCAATCTTACAAAGAGACGATGGTGTCTTGATTAATAATCGATTGAATCAAGTAATTCCAATCGTAGATGAAGTGGCATTTATAGATAAAGTTCCATTGAACATGTTAGCGGCTGTAGAAGTGGCTGATAAAGGTCAAGTCATTTCAGAATTGGCTAATCCATATGGCGTAGCAACTGTTTTTGATCTAAGTCCAGAAGAAACAAAAAATATTGTCCCTGTATCTCGGGCGTTGATTGGTAATCGCTCAGCGGTGGTTATTAAAACGCCAGAAGGTGACGTAAAAGCAAGAACAATACCAGCCGGACATTTGATTATCAAAGGTGATAATCATACAGAAAAGGTAGGAATATCTGCTGGAGCTAAAAAAATTATGAGTACAGTATCTGATTTTAAATCTATTGATAATGTAACAGGAGAACCTGGAACAAATATTGGCGGGATGTTAGAGCGTGTGCGCCAAACAATGGCTGATTTAACAGAAAAAGAATTGAAAAATATTTTTATTCAGGATTTATTAGCAGTGGATACGTTTGTTCCTTTAAATGTTAAAGGTGGTATAGCAGGAGAATTTTCTTTAGAGCAAGCAGTAGGAATAGCTTCAATGGTGAAGTCAGATCACTTGCAAATGTCAATTATTGCTGAACAAGTTGAAAAGGAAATTGGTATCCCGGTTGAAATAGGTGGTTCAGAAGCAGGAGCGGCTATTTTAGGTGCGCTGACAACGGCAGGAACGAATAAGCCATTAGCTATTTTAGATTTAGGTGCAGGCTCTACAGATGCTTCTATCATAGATAAAAATGGCAAAATAACCGCTATTCATTTAGCTGGTGCTGGAGATATGGTCACGATGATTATTGATTCCGAGCTTGGAATTGAAGATCGATATTTAGCAGAATCAATTAAAAAATATCCTTTGGCTAAAGTGGAAAGTCTATTTTACATTAGACATGAAGATGGGACGGTCGAGTTTTTTGAAAAAGCCTTACCAGCCAATATATTTGCCAAAGTTGTTGTTATCACGCCTGATGGATTTGTTCCAATTCCTGGAGATTTAAGTATTGAAAAAATTAAGATAGTCAGACAAACAGCTAAGGAACGAGTATTTGTTACTAACGCTTTGAGAGCTTTGGCTCATGTTAGCCCTACTGGAAATATTCGTGATATTCCATTTGTTGTCATTGTTGGTGGGTCGGCTCTTGATTTTGAAATTCCACAACTAGTAACAGAAGCGTTGTCCCATTATGCACTTGTTGCTGGAAGAGGAAATATTCGTAAAACAGAAGGTCCGAGAAACGCGGTTGCGACAGGTTTAGTTTTATCGTACTCAGATGAATTGAAGGGTGATGGTGACAATGAATAG
- a CDS encoding diol dehydratase small subunit: MENLIKKIKEQMELSEQAPQGNVSVADQPIVEKTMDASDYPLYEKHPDLVRAPSGKKLADITLDSVLANKVNSQDLRVTKETLKYQGEIAANSGRAAIQQNFARAAELTAIPDDRLLEMYGALRPYRSSKQELMDLANELESKYQATITANFFREAASYYEIRKKLKGDN; this comes from the coding sequence ATGGAAAATTTGATAAAAAAAATCAAAGAACAAATGGAACTTTCTGAACAAGCACCACAAGGTAATGTGAGTGTAGCTGATCAACCAATTGTTGAAAAGACAATGGACGCTAGTGATTATCCACTATATGAAAAGCATCCAGATTTAGTTCGTGCTCCAAGTGGTAAAAAACTAGCAGATATTACATTAGACAGTGTTTTAGCCAATAAAGTTAACTCACAAGATTTACGTGTAACAAAGGAAACTTTGAAGTATCAAGGCGAGATAGCTGCTAATTCAGGAAGAGCTGCCATTCAACAAAATTTTGCAAGAGCAGCAGAATTAACAGCGATTCCAGATGATCGGTTATTAGAAATGTATGGAGCTTTAAGACCGTATCGCTCATCTAAACAAGAATTAATGGATTTAGCGAACGAATTAGAAAGTAAGTATCAAGCGACAATTACTGCTAATTTCTTCAGAGAAGCAGCTAGTTATTACGAAATACGAAAAAAATTAAAAGGTGATAACTAG
- a CDS encoding propanediol/glycerol family dehydratase medium subunit: MSETTINEKLLREIIRDVLKEMPLDDKTVTFQETVTTNSNEKESQDRVILPLKKVDWFKSTGEASVGASQDEVIVAVAPGFAEAMTENLLGIKHKEILRQVVAGIEEEGLRARVVKVFRTADVSFIGAEADKLSGSGVAIGIQSKGTTIIHQKDLEPLSNLELFPQAPTITLDTYRAIGKNAAKYAKGESPDPVPTVSDQMSRVAYQAKSAMMHIKETKYVVIGKPAEEIKVDFSK, encoded by the coding sequence ATGTCAGAAACAACGATTAATGAAAAATTGTTAAGAGAAATTATTCGAGATGTATTAAAAGAAATGCCTCTTGATGACAAAACAGTAACTTTTCAAGAGACAGTTACGACGAACTCTAATGAAAAAGAGTCACAGGATCGCGTAATTTTACCATTAAAAAAAGTAGATTGGTTTAAATCAACAGGTGAAGCTAGTGTTGGGGCATCTCAAGATGAAGTAATTGTGGCTGTTGCACCAGGGTTTGCTGAAGCAATGACGGAAAACTTACTTGGAATAAAACATAAGGAAATTCTACGCCAAGTTGTTGCTGGTATTGAAGAAGAAGGCTTACGAGCAAGAGTGGTTAAGGTGTTTAGAACAGCAGATGTTTCATTTATTGGAGCTGAAGCCGATAAATTATCAGGTTCAGGAGTAGCGATTGGGATTCAATCAAAAGGAACAACTATTATTCATCAAAAAGATTTAGAACCTTTATCTAATCTTGAATTATTTCCTCAAGCGCCAACTATCACTTTGGATACATATCGTGCGATTGGTAAAAATGCAGCGAAGTATGCTAAAGGTGAATCACCTGATCCAGTACCAACTGTAAGTGATCAAATGTCACGGGTTGCTTACCAAGCAAAATCAGCAATGATGCACATTAAAGAAACAAAATATGTGGTGATAGGTAAACCAGCAGAAGAAATCAAAGTAGATTTCTCTAAATAA
- a CDS encoding propanediol/glycerol family dehydratase large subunit, which translates to MRRSKRFEVLEKREVHKDGFVKEWIEEGFIAMESPNDPKPSIVIENNVITELDGKKRADFDLIDYYIADYGIDKDNAEKVLSMDSTKLATMMVDPNVARDEIISLTTSMTPAKIVDVVSQMNMVELMMAMQKMHARRRPATQSHVTNLRDNPVQIAADAAEGAFRGFAEQETTVAVGRYAPFNAIAILIGSQVGRPGVLTQCSVEESAELDLGMRGFTSYAETISVYGTEPVFTDGDDTPWSKGFLASCYASRGLKMRFTSGSGSEVMMGYAEGNSMLYLEARCIFITKASGVQGLQNGAVSCIGIPGSVPSGIREVLAENLICCMLDLEVASGNDQAFSHSDMRRTEKLMGQFLPGTDIISCGYSAVPNYDNMFAGSNTDIEDVDDYLVFQRDLKVDGGLRPVTEEETIKVRNKAAKAIQVIFEELGLPKITDEEVEAATYAHGSKDMPERNLVEDMKAAQEVLTRGLTGVDLVKALANGGFRDVADDLLSLLKQRISGDFLQTSAIFDENFNVISAVNDCNDYQGPGTGYRLEGEEWEKVKDIPMAIDPRSV; encoded by the coding sequence ATGAGACGTTCAAAAAGATTTGAAGTGCTTGAAAAGCGTGAAGTTCATAAGGATGGATTCGTTAAAGAGTGGATTGAAGAAGGCTTTATAGCAATGGAAAGTCCTAATGATCCAAAACCAAGTATTGTGATTGAGAACAATGTTATTACAGAATTAGATGGTAAAAAAAGAGCAGACTTTGATTTAATTGATTATTACATTGCAGATTATGGAATTGATAAAGACAATGCAGAAAAAGTGTTATCAATGGACTCAACTAAGTTAGCCACAATGATGGTTGATCCTAATGTAGCTCGTGATGAAATTATTAGTTTAACGACATCTATGACACCTGCAAAAATTGTTGATGTGGTGAGTCAAATGAACATGGTAGAACTGATGATGGCAATGCAAAAAATGCATGCTAGAAGAAGACCTGCAACTCAATCTCACGTCACTAATTTACGTGATAACCCTGTTCAAATTGCAGCGGATGCGGCAGAAGGAGCATTTAGAGGGTTTGCAGAGCAAGAAACAACGGTTGCAGTTGGTAGATATGCTCCCTTTAATGCGATTGCCATTTTAATTGGTTCTCAAGTAGGTCGTCCGGGTGTGTTAACTCAATGTTCTGTTGAAGAATCAGCTGAACTTGATTTAGGTATGCGTGGTTTTACATCATACGCTGAAACTATTTCTGTATATGGAACTGAACCAGTCTTTACCGATGGGGATGATACACCTTGGTCTAAAGGTTTCTTAGCATCTTGTTATGCTTCTCGTGGCTTAAAAATGCGTTTTACTTCGGGCTCTGGTTCTGAAGTAATGATGGGGTATGCAGAAGGAAATTCTATGCTTTATTTAGAAGCAAGATGTATTTTTATTACAAAAGCAAGTGGTGTTCAAGGACTTCAAAATGGAGCGGTAAGTTGCATCGGTATTCCAGGTTCTGTTCCTTCTGGTATTCGTGAAGTATTAGCAGAAAATCTTATCTGTTGTATGTTAGATCTAGAAGTAGCCTCTGGAAATGACCAAGCATTTTCTCATTCAGATATGCGACGTACTGAGAAATTAATGGGTCAATTTTTACCGGGAACAGATATTATCTCTTGTGGTTACTCTGCAGTACCAAATTACGATAATATGTTTGCCGGTTCTAATACAGATATTGAAGATGTTGATGATTACTTAGTCTTTCAACGTGATTTAAAAGTAGATGGTGGACTTCGCCCAGTAACAGAGGAAGAAACCATTAAAGTGAGAAATAAGGCAGCCAAAGCTATCCAAGTAATCTTTGAAGAACTAGGTCTTCCTAAAATTACGGATGAAGAAGTGGAAGCAGCAACTTATGCTCACGGATCAAAAGACATGCCTGAGCGCAATTTAGTAGAAGACATGAAAGCAGCTCAAGAAGTTCTAACAAGAGGATTAACAGGCGTTGATTTAGTTAAAGCTTTAGCTAATGGTGGTTTCAGAGATGTAGCAGACGATCTGTTGAGTTTATTGAAGCAACGTATTTCTGGAGATTTTTTACAAACCTCAGCTATTTTTGATGAAAATTTCAATGTTATTTCAGCAGTGAACGATTGTAATGATTATCAAGGGCCAGGAACAGGTTACCGACTAGAAGGAGAAGAGTGGGAAAAAGTAAAAGATATACCAATGGCAATTGACCCACGTTCTGTTTAG
- the pduB gene encoding propanediol utilization microcompartment protein PduB, whose translation MMTANEEEILNRVMEKLISSSDLVKDDVLPKDEKKMTKKQSSLTEFVGTANVGDTIGLVIANVDSHLAKVMNLKKDYRSIGIIGARSGAGPQITAADEAVKSTNTEIVSVELPRDTKGGGGHGVLIIFGGEDVSDVRRAVEITLKDTERTFGDVYNNEAGHIELQYSARASYALQEAFGAELGKAYGLIAAAPAAIGVVMADTAVKAANVEVISYASPNNGQKYSNEVTIHIKGDSGAVKQAVIAAREVGKDLLHTLGSEPVNDFPSYI comes from the coding sequence ATGATGACTGCTAATGAGGAAGAAATTTTAAATAGAGTAATGGAAAAATTAATATCATCTTCAGATTTGGTGAAAGATGATGTTTTACCAAAGGATGAAAAGAAAATGACTAAAAAACAAAGTTCATTAACAGAATTTGTAGGAACTGCTAACGTTGGGGACACGATTGGTTTAGTAATCGCTAATGTTGATTCTCATTTGGCTAAAGTGATGAATTTAAAAAAAGATTATCGTTCTATTGGAATCATCGGTGCTAGATCCGGTGCTGGTCCACAAATTACAGCAGCAGACGAAGCGGTTAAATCAACGAACACTGAAATAGTAAGTGTTGAGTTACCTAGAGATACTAAAGGTGGCGGTGGACATGGTGTCTTAATTATTTTTGGTGGAGAAGATGTGTCTGACGTTAGACGTGCCGTTGAAATAACGCTTAAAGATACAGAGAGAACTTTTGGGGATGTTTACAATAACGAAGCTGGACATATTGAATTACAATATTCAGCTCGTGCAAGTTATGCTCTTCAAGAAGCTTTTGGGGCAGAATTAGGCAAAGCTTACGGGTTGATAGCTGCAGCACCTGCTGCAATTGGTGTTGTGATGGCTGATACAGCAGTAAAAGCAGCCAATGTTGAAGTGATTTCATATGCTTCACCAAATAACGGACAAAAATACTCAAATGAAGTAACGATTCATATAAAAGGCGATTCAGGTGCAGTTAAACAAGCAGTTATTGCTGCAAGAGAAGTTGGGAAAGATTTACTACATACTTTAGGTAGCGAACCAGTAAATGATTTTCCATCATACATTTAG
- a CDS encoding BMC domain-containing protein produces MQQEALGLIETKGLIASVNAADAMVKAANVQLVGQEKIGQGLITTMIRGDVGAVKAAVDAGVVAAESIGEVISNYVIPRPHTDVEKILPMISMERVSE; encoded by the coding sequence ATGCAACAAGAAGCATTAGGATTAATAGAAACTAAAGGCTTAATTGCCTCTGTAAACGCAGCAGACGCAATGGTTAAAGCAGCCAACGTACAGCTTGTTGGTCAAGAGAAAATTGGACAAGGACTTATTACAACCATGATCCGTGGGGATGTTGGTGCTGTGAAGGCAGCAGTTGATGCAGGTGTTGTGGCAGCAGAGTCAATTGGCGAAGTTATTTCTAATTATGTTATTCCTCGCCCTCACACAGATGTCGAAAAAATTCTACCTATGATTAGTATGGAAAGAGTTAGTGAATAA